The genomic DNA ttaaaacaaattttaagatttatagactttttattttaaaaatatcaatgtgTAAAATTGTTATATATGTAATATCGATGAATAAGAAAgtcaaaatatgataaaataataaataaaacattatactTAATTTCcaaacatatcattttttttttatatttttctattaatgcATATTGAATAATACTACTGTTCCGacatttaggctatgtttggttcccggaaaatacaaagaaagaaaaaaaatgctaaggaaaatgattttctcatgtttgattgtgttatgaaaaatatcaaagaaaatcaaatataattaaaactaattaaaaacttatgtatttttaaattatttaatctttatattgatgagttaaaataaataaaatgagtttgaagtaacaaaaaaaataatttatcaacttttaatctattttttttattttccttcactttttctttccttctacttttcctttgtattttctttccttcgcattttccctcaaattttccgggaaccaaacatagccttaaagtATATATTGATGTAAAAAGtaattccatttttccttttataccaATTTCTATATAATGAAACTTCTTGCCATAAATAGAATTTGCTTTGTTTTGATAATggattttacttttttattttaagtcatatctCTATCGACCTGGAATCAAGTTGACATGATGGGATTGAAGTAGAAAAATTACAAACTTGCAATAATAATACttcatattttagaaataatacTCCCACTATCattcaatgaaataaataattattattaacattcatttatataaaagaaatgaaaattttataatgtaccagattaaataataaaaatactaataaaaatgtttttgattttAAGTTCACTCCGTAACATGGTTTGGGtttccaaataaatatttattttataaaatattaaataataatttttaaaaactattttcaaatattgttttaaaaaataattattaaacaaaaccTAAATATCTCATTCCAAAATGTGGCTTTTAATTCCAAAAGCATCATAGTGGAAATTCCTTACTTAACATCAACCaataagaaagtaaaaatataataaaattataaataataaacattatatTTTCTAAACATAATATCAAACGAAGTATGAGTGGTACTTGCCAGAAAAAGTTATTGTTATGTAAAACTAGGATTATAAAGcgcaaataaacttttaaaacaaaaaatctttttaattataaatattagacatatgtgataataataattttattttctatttaaaaaaaagaaaataagaactttttactaattaattataataataagtagaatttattttaatgatttctCAATGATCCGTGTATGAGTTGcaattactttttaataattacATACAAGACTCTAACTATACATGAATACGACACGAGGGACAAACGAGTATaatttcccccttttttttttttaatcctgaggataattttttttaaaaaaaaaacattttaaatttttttctactaAAATTTGGGAAagtgaaaagtaaaaatatgtCATgaacatgattttaaaaaattaatttagaattttttaattataaagagaaaaatgctatcaaataaatttatatttagtaCACTTCTTTTATTCAGACTGGAGAGCTTAAACACAGCCTTTCCAGTGGTCCAACAATAAAGGCAGGTACGTAGTTAAGGGTGGGCGGTATTCTCCCAACTGCCATCGGACTGGTATACTACTTAACCATACACGCTCCTCCTAGGTTGCTATTATCAACTATTTCTGGCCAGCACAAATCTATAGCCAGTGGCAGTGATGTCATCGACTAGCAAGTTTGTTGTCGGAAACCAAGACGCTCATTTTTGAGGTCAAACTGCACATAATAATCCACGTGCTGATAATTCCCCAGAATAATAGACGGTCCCGGAGTGAATTCCAAGGTGTTGATGCCTGCATCAGTGACGACCGGGAAACAAGCCAAGCTTATCTCAGGAATAAACACAAAATAATTCTTTCCTGGCACCACCATATTTGCGCCACCTCTAAATTGGTAAATTAAGTCGGGTATTTTTATGGATTTGTGGCCTGTGAAATTATAACAAGGTGTCAAACCGGACAGGGTTTCTAGCTCAAGAGATCTCCTATACTTGGACATCTGCTTTTTCAACTCATTTGTCACTATCTTAAAAACCGGTCCTGTCATGTATCCGTACGCGAAACCAGAATCTATCATGAGACCACCTCGGCCGTCAGATCCTGGAGCCAGATACTTGCTTGGAATCCCGAGGAGCGTGTTCCCGATCTTGATATCTTCGACACCCAAGTAGTAGTAAATCGGGAAGTCAGGAGGGTTCTTGAGAAAGGGAGTATAGGAAAGTCCTTTGGTTTCGCCATCACTGTAGTCCAAAATCAACTTGCTGCTGTTCCGCGTGTCATCGTAATCGTGCGAATTGAGACAGTAAGCAAACTTCTTCACACCCATCTGCATTGGCAACGAGAACATTGTGCGACCGAACCCCGCAAGTGCGTCAGAAGTAGGTACACGAGCAGCGGATGTTGTACACccaacaagaaatttatgaattgttttcccGGGAAAGTTGAGGTTTTCTAATAGAAAAAACCCAAATGCTGCTCCTGTGCCATAATGAAGACTGTATTGTGGGCAAGCGTGAGAGCAATTTTTGGAGTCGCCATTGCAGCGGGGGCACCCAGGGAAACATTTGGGGTTTCTGCAGTCCAAGATCTTAGAAGACGACGAAAGTTCGGGATTGAAGATGGGCACCTTTTTGGGGTCTGAAAAAGAACAATTGGTGCATGTGTAGTGAGTTGTACACGGGGCCCATACTACATCACTTCCTGTGTCCACCAGGAAGGAGAGTTTTTGTGGAGGAGTGCCGAAGCTGAGAGGGATGGTGTGACCCCCATAACTATGAGGAAAAAGAGAGGCTTTTACGAGAGGACTGGTCGTACCATGTTTCAAGTGATGGGCTCTGGACAAGGATGCAGAGGCAAGGTGTTGGAGAAAGACCATGGGTTCCGTGGATAGTTTGCTTGTAAATGTTGAGGTTAGAGGGATGGTAATGGTGGCAGGTATGTTATCTTTGGAGGAGGATGCCAAGAAAAGGATAGAGAAGAGAGTAAAAACAGGGAAAAgcaaagaagtagaagaagccATGACTGTGAAGCTTCAGAAGCGCACACCAGTGAAAGTGGTAGAGAGAGTCGTTTATATAGACAACATGCGTGGTTTATATgtagttattttaaaatccattgTCAATTTTATATGGGAATTTCAAAGTGCCGAGAAACAAATGGAgatttgtattataaaaaaattattaaaaagattattgttagtaaaataaatacaaaaatatgattttatttttttattttatttttttttgcatttgtcCTATCCATCTTACTTTTATACTAAACCCGTGGAATTCACTTTTAATgctgaataaattattttttatattgaaagtttaaaattgaatttattttttcaagaagACAAGTTTCACgttattttttagattatttgttataggacttttttcaaaaataattattataatcatATAATAA from Vitis riparia cultivar Riparia Gloire de Montpellier isolate 1030 chromosome 8, EGFV_Vit.rip_1.0, whole genome shotgun sequence includes the following:
- the LOC117919900 gene encoding probable aspartyl protease At4g16563, translated to MASSTSLLFPVFTLFSILFLASSSKDNIPATITIPLTSTFTSKLSTEPMVFLQHLASASLSRAHHLKHGTTSPLVKASLFPHSYGGHTIPLSFGTPPQKLSFLVDTGSDVVWAPCTTHYTCTNCSFSDPKKVPIFNPELSSSSKILDCRNPKCFPGCPRCNGDSKNCSHACPQYSLHYGTGAAFGFFLLENLNFPGKTIHKFLVGCTTSAARVPTSDALAGFGRTMFSLPMQMGVKKFAYCLNSHDYDDTRNSSKLILDYSDGETKGLSYTPFLKNPPDFPIYYYLGVEDIKIGNTLLGIPSKYLAPGSDGRGGLMIDSGFAYGYMTGPVFKIVTNELKKQMSKYRRSLELETLSGLTPCYNFTGHKSIKIPDLIYQFRGGANMVVPGKNYFVFIPEISLACFPVVTDAGINTLEFTPGPSIILGNYQHVDYYVQFDLKNERLGFRQQTC